The Dama dama isolate Ldn47 chromosome X, ASM3311817v1, whole genome shotgun sequence nucleotide sequence TCTTGATTTGCCAGGATGtactgttgaaagaaatgaaaggatatGGGACCTGATTGCACCTGGAGTTTATTGTGAGAACAAAAAGGTGAGTAACCAAATGAGGTAAGAGAGGGTATAATCTTCATTCTCTTCCCCCTACTTCTTCTCATGGAATTTGGGATTTTTCTGAATCTTTAAAATTGTGTTGTATGTGTATTTAAGGTATTACATGGATACAGAATTTACCCATTATAATCTCTCTGCAACTTTTGTGTTTCccaaaatgagggggaaaaaaacagaaagtttttgttgtttatactgttttccatagtttcCCAAAGCATTTATAATCATAAAAGACTCTAAATCTCTTTTACTGTAACCACAGATTTTCACAGGAGACAGCACAAAAGAGTAAAGAGTGAAGATTGCTGAAGTCCTTCCCCTTGTGGCTGATTCCTGAACTCCAAGAAATGTTTAGCTATGGGGAATAGAAACTGGTTATCTTCAACAGACCACTCACTTGCTGCCCACTTCTGTGACATTCTAATATCTGCCTCTCCAGACTCTGCTTCCTCCCACCCACCTAGTCACACCTCCCATCTATATCTTACTCTTACCTGCAAAGGTGTGCAAATACTAAAAGCCTATAGGAAtgtggatgtgtgtgcatgtgtgtgtgtgtatgcatttgaATGTAGGTTATTGTATATTTCTGTCGAACTAATATCAGCAATGCCTTATTCTTTCTCATTCACAAGTTAGGCTCAACAGGAGCTCCAACAGAAGCAATAAGTTAATAttcaatggaaaacaaaacaccaGAAACAGTCACTTCTAATAATGAATGCCCTTTTAAGTTCACGcctaaaaatttcatttatcatATAAATAGAAATGTTTACACCCTAAGTATATTCATAATTGTGTGGAAAGATCTTAGGTTTACTTTATGTTGGACATTAGCTATAAAATACCTTTTTAATCAGTTAGAATAGACGTGAGGTGGCTTTCTTTATTGTATTTCTAGTTGGGGAACAGCATGAATGGCTGTAACAGTGTGGCTAAATTTGTGTGTATTTCATGTTTTGGTAGGAAGGTGTATTTGGGATACTGTTAACCCCAACTCTTCTTCCCACAGTTGCTTCAAGTTCTCTGGCTTCATTTTCATGGAAGAAGCTTACAGGCAGATGTctattctgttttacttttttctgttttgggaATAGTGCCTCCTGTGAACCCCACTCATCCTCACTTCTCCCCCATATCTTCCCCCATATTCACTGGGCAACAAAcaatggctgtttttttttttttgataatgttCATGAAGTCCCAAACTGTCATAACAAATAAGACTTTATATCCTTTAGAATAAGTATTCAAATCCTCAGAGGACCTCTGATGATGGTCAAAGCAACAGATATACGGGATTTTATGGATAGAATAAACCAGTCTGCTTCTGGAATGATCTAGATAGAGTCAACAAATTACTGCTAGTGGGCCAAATCCAGCTAACTGCCTGTTTTTATAAGTAGGGTTTTACTGGAACcagccatgctcattcatttacatattgtctatggctgctttcatacTGGGATGCCAGAGTTGAATAAAGGCATACTTTGTTTTATTGCATTTCAGTTTATTGTACTTCACAGATATTATGGTTCtttacaaattgaagatttgtggcaaccctgtattGTCAGATGATGATTAGCACTTTTTTGCAAtaaggtattttttaattaaggtatgtacattgtattttaaatataatgctATTGCAAAcctaatagactacagtatagttagtataacttttatatgcactgggaaaccaaaaaaatttgtgtgacttgcttATTGCAATATGCACTTtactgcagtggtctggaactaaacccacaatatctccaaggtatgcttGTAATTGCAGCAGAGACCTAAAAACCTAATCTATTTATGaaattttataagaaaagttTGAGACCACTTTAGATCAGCATTCCCCAACCTGAATTCTACAGAACACTATTCTCCAGAAGTtaataattttgcttttaaaaaagggTTCCATAGTCATTTAAGTCTAGAAAATATGGattaaacaaaaatcaaacagtCTGCTTTTTTTAGCCATTGATTTGCTCAGAGCCTTTCATATGCTAATATGCATTGAGAAACTCAAAAATGGAATAGATTTGCCTTACCTTATTTGACCACAGGACAACTTTTTCATAGCTCTCCTATTAATATCTTGCAAATGTTCCATGAAAAACTTATTTGGAAAATGCTAGCTTGGATATTAACTTAATAGAAGTTTGAGCTTGATAACTGACTccttgggttatttattttagttgcagAAAGTTAAAAGCTATGTGGTATAGTATTTAAGCACATAGGGCATGGTCTCAGACAAACCTGAGTCTTAATTTAAGTCTCTGCCATTTATTTGCTTATGAATCTTAGACAAGTTACCCAGTGCTATAAGCAGAACTAGATACATATTTGTGGGGTATggtgcaaaatgaaaaggcaggattcattgttcaaaaattattaaaaatttcaagatgGGAACAGCAGTGCATTACAGAAAGTATGGATCCTCTGAGCACAAGGCCTAAGCACAGATTGCACACCCATTAACATATAACCCTGGTTGTAAgttttcagtttcctcaactgtaaaatgtggataatatCTACTTCATGGGATTATTatgataattaaatttaaaatatatgtaaagggCCTAGTATAGTATCTGACACAGAACAGGCATAATAAATGGTTTGTTTTGTAATCAAATGCAAGCATTTATAgccattttcaataaatatttatttagtgtctATCATGTTCCAGGCACCAGCTAGGAACTTAGGATACTATGATGAAGAAGACATATAAGAGCCCTGTTTTCATATAGATTAGTGGGAAGGACAGataatgaaaaaaaaggaaacaaaacaattgTAAATTGTGATAAGTGCTACAAAGGGAAAATGGAGTCCTGGGAAAAGGTATAGTAGAGAGGATCTGCTTTAAATTGGGTGGTCAGAGAAGTCCTCTCCTAGCAAGTAATGTTTAAGATCTGAAGGATGAgaagggaagagcatgaaaaaagtATTTCTCCATgggaagagcagaaaaaaaaaagcattttccaGGTGGTGAGAATAGCTGGTGGAAAGGTCCTGAAGTGGGAAAGAACATGGCATTTGTGAGAAACTCAAAAAAAGCCAGTATGGCTTTAGTATAGAAACTGAGAATGAGAGTGATATAAAACAAGGCTAGGGAGCAAAGACAGATAGGGCCCGGGTTGTCATATAAGGTAAGGATTTGGGATTTAATAACAAGTGcaatgaaaagctcttaaaaagtTTTGGGCCAGGGCAATGACATGATGTGATTGATATTTTTCAATCATGTTGGCTGCTTGTGTGGAGAGGAGCTATTGATGGCAAGAGTAGATGAGTAGGAGACTGTTTCACTGGTTTAGAAAAGAGCCTTGCACTTGAGTGGTATTTGAGGATGCAGTGATTAATAAGTGGGTTGGAGGCTTGTTTTGGAGGTATGAATGCTAGGCCTTGCTTATTGGATATGGAGGATTCAAGGGGGTAAAAGAAGTAATGACTCCTGACATTTTTGTGAAAAAATGGGTGGCACCATTTAACCAAGACGAGATGTCtgaggagggtttttttttttttttttttcaggagaggGGGTAGTGGGAAGTGGAATAGAAATCAAGAGCTCAGATGCATGAAGTTTGAGGAGCCTTTGACACATCTGAGTGGAGATAGAGGTGATGGTAGTATTAGTTGTTATTTGTATTGTTGTCTAGGATTCTGTGATTATTAACTCTTGGTGTCACCTTATTAGATTACCAGGAAGTATTTAGAAAACatctaaaagaaaaatacctaaaaataGGAGTCGATAGATATTATCATCATGGCAAACATATAGAGACATGACTGCTTGTTGTAAAAAAAACACTGTATATCAGAAAAGCCACCATGCAGAATTCCTCAACAGTATAAGTTTATTGAGATGGAACATGTGTTTGATCCTGATGAAGAGGGTTCTATCTCATCCCAAACTGTGGTGCTTCAGGGATGTGCTGGGATTGGGAAAACAGCTGTGGTACATAAGTTCATGTTTGACTGGGCAGCAGGAGTGGTTACTCCAGGAAGATTTGACTATCTCATCTATGTCAACTGCAGAGAGATGGCCCTTTTGCTAACCCTAGTGGTTCTGACCTGATCAATAACACTTTTCAAGGTACAGGTGGACCAATCATGGACATTATTCTTGTATATCCAGATAAGCTTCTGTTCATTCTTGATGAATTTCCTGAGCTTCAGTACTCTGTCAGTGACCAGGAAGAGGATCTTAGTACCAATCCCCTGGAAAGGAAGCCAGAAGAGACTCTCTTACACAGTTTCATGAGGACAAAACTGTTCCCTGAATCCTCCTGATAACTGCTCAGCCTAGGACCATGAAGAAGCTTCACTCTCTGTTAAAGCAACCTATCCAAACAGAGATCCTGTGGTTTACAAATGTTGAAAAAAGAGCATATTTCTTGAGTCAGTTTTCAGGTGCTAATGCAGCAATGAGAGTCCTTTATGATCTGTGAGAAAATGAAGGCCTTGACATTATGTCTTCTCTTCCCATCATCTCCTGGATGATCTGTTGAGTCCTGCAGTCACAGGAAGATGGAGGCAGGACTCTTACGAGATCATGTCAAACTATGACTGATATGTATCTTGTTTTACTTTTCCAAGTGTCTCAATACTCTTACAGGTATCTCAGTGTGGAAGGGACAAATTTGCCTGTGGGGCCTTTGCTCTTTGGCTGCAGAAGGACTACAGAACCAGCAGGTCCTATTTGAAGTCAGTGACCTCAGATACCAATTGGCCAGGAGTATATGATACCAATTGCACTTTTCTCAATCACCTTTTGAAAAAAGTTGAAGGAGTTGTCAGTGTCTACACTTTCCTTCACTTCAGTTTCCAAGAGTTCCTGACTGCTGTGTTCTATACTTTGAAGAATGACAGCAGCTGGATGTTTTTTGATCAAGTGGGGAAAACATGGCAAGAAATCTTCCAACAGTACGGAAAAGGGTTTTCATCACTAACAATACAGTTCTTATTTGGCCTCTTATATAAAGGAAAGGAAACGGCTGTGCAAACAACCTTTGGGGAAAAAGTGTCTCCAGGACTTCGAGAAGAGTTACTGAAGTGGActgagaaagaaataaaggataAATCTTATAGGTTACAGATTGAGCTGATGGACTTGTTTCACTGTTTGTATGAGACTCAAGAAGAATATGCAAAAAGGATAATTAATGATTTAGGGTCAATTATATTGCTTCAACCTATGTATACAAAAATGGACATTCTGGCTATGTCATTCTGTGTGAAAAGCAGTCATAGTCTCTGTTAGTGTCTCTGAAGTGTCAGCACCTACTTGGATTTGAGGAGGAAGGTCAAGCCTCAGCATTCATGCCACCAATGTTGACACTTAATCAGTGAGTATATTAATGTCTTTTCACCAGTGTCTCAGCCTACAGAAATGATCGGCCTTCTTATTTCAAGTATTCAGGCACATGATCATTTCTAGCATtgtcaataaataaaatgaattatctTTGCTTTTCATATTGTATGCCAGTCAACACAATAAGGATTGAGTATTGCATATTGAACACTGGCCTAGGCAGACACTGAGGGAAAGCTAACACTTTTGAGCACTTACTACGTGCCAGGCACCGTGCTAGCCACTGTGTGTGTCTATTAGTCTTCACTGTCTCTTTGTGAAGGTGTTGTATAATTATAAAAGGTTATGAGCATATTAATTATTAGGATTATAATTGAGCACTCTGCTATTTTGGTGTTGGACAACTATCTTGGAAAAGGTTGTAAACTTAAAGTTGAATTGGTCCTCACTCTTCTCTACATGTATTTCATCACTGAGGCCTCAAAGAGCTCCAGGTTGGTAACAGACAGAGCTTACTCTGTATATATTGCTATAAGGCACTCCTGTGTATATTGCTATGAAGCCTGAGTTCTTTCTGCCAAACTGACACCTATGTGGAGAGTTGAGAGCTGGAGTTTAAAGAGGCTTAGGTAAACCACTTACACAATATGTGCTCTGTATACTGCGAAGTACAGCTCTACTGACTGACTcaagaaaaatgccactggtCAAAGTCTGTTTTCAATACTCAGGTTAATATGGACAGTGCCTCTTTTAGTTGTGGAGTCAGGTGAAGGGTAGGGGACCTTGAGAAGGATGACAGTGGGCAGAAGGCTCAACTTGGAAAATGAGTTAACCCGAGTCTTTTCTCTGGTAATTGTTAGTTCCTCAGTGGGCAGTAGCATAGAGATGGAATTGAGCATGGGGTATGTGTGTTTGTGGGAAGTGAGGGGAGCACGGAGGTGCAGCAAGAATTTGTGTTTGGGACCAGAAAGGAAGAGGTAGAAGTTACCTGGACTTGTAATTATGGAAGAACTTGGCTACCATGTCTTCATGAATTCATGACAGCTTCAATCCAACTgtatattataaagtaaaataatgggCAATATATACTGAGCACAATATACACAATGTACAATAAGCACTGATGGAAGCAAAAAGGGGTTTTTGTTCATTTGATGTTTCCAGAACATCAGCCTTAGATGGAGTCCCCACCCCTCAACCCATTACCTTTATCAGAGGGCtaaaattcttttcaaaatttaacCAAATAAAACACCAAAAGCCCGCAAAAACCTCTTCTTCAAGGCATGTTGACTAAGTGAGAGTGTACtgcagttgatccttgaacaacaaaGATTTGAACTGTACAGatttttctcaataaatatgTACTACAGGATTGAGGCTGGTTGAATCCTCAGATGAAGAACCTCCGATATGGAGGGATAAGAAGGGCTCACTCGAAAGTTTTATGTGGGTTTTCAACTGCAGGGGTGTGGTGCCCTTGGTCCCCACATTGTTCAACGGTCAACTGTATCGAACTGTCCTAGCTCTCAATTATTGTCATTAATTCTTCTGAGTACTGACAGCCAAGAATCAGTTACAGTGTACAGATAGCTTAAGCAAGTCACTTGACTTCGTGGAGCATCTGCAAAATGGTGATTACAATACCAGTCATTGGATTAAGGACAAGATAAAATAAGCTGTGTGTAAAGTGCTTACCTCAGTGCCTGGGACACAATACcatggctttggagtcagacagacctgaatACTTAacttcattctgttcctatttgactttgggcaaattacttttTGTGCCTTgattccttatctgcaaaatggggtatTAATTCCTAAGGTTTTTGTAAATTAGTACTAAGATGGCAATAAAAGCCAAAATAAGCCTGTTacttaaaattttgctttaatgattttaagttatttttgctTTCTCATCTTTTAGGCCCTTTCAGCTGCACAATTTGCCAGTCTCTCCACTACACTTGCTTTGCCAAGCACTGCATAATCCATACTGTAAAATAAAAAACCTGAAGTAAGTTGGACCTTGCTTTAAACTCTTAGGTATTTGCAGGTAATAACTGGGTTGCTGCGAATTGTTCTTCCATCTGATTGGACTTGAAAACAAAGTATAACTGGCACTGAGCTTCTTCATAGCAGAGTAGCAAAAGAAAAGATACGCTACAAGCTGAGAAGGGGTACGGAGTCAGGCAGAGAACTCTGCCaacccttcctgcctcttcccctTTGGTATGTGTTGCTTTTTGCTGTAGCAAGTGGGTGTCAGGCTGTAATACCTAGGGGTTTGTGTCTGGTGCCCCTTCTGGACCTGCCTTACTCCATTCCCCACCTTTTCCTTCTAGACTCCCAGTCTTccctttggtttctttttctttccctccattCCTCACCCCAACCCTCCTCTTCAGTTATTCCCCAAGTGCAATTACTCAGAAGCACCCACCCCACACCCTGACCTTATATTCTCATTCACTCTCAGGTCCCCTTGTCTAGTCCGTCCACATCATAAACACACAAATAGGAGCTGCCTTGgttcctcacctcctccccacAGATTCATGTCTGCTTTCCTTCCCTCTTGTCCCAGAGGAAGAGGTGGCCTTTCCAAACCCACCCATGCCAGtaaattcactttttattttttgtactgTTGTGAGCATTTATTTTACTTCATACAACACAAAAGTATATAAAGATATAAAGGCTCTTCATCCCACTGCCCCGTACCCCAACCAACCCCAtatacctacttctgcttcccATCCTCTAATCCTGGATCCCACCACCCTCCCTAGTTAATAGCTTGTTTGCTAAATGTCTTCCCAGACATCTTTCTTTTGCATATTCAAATATAAACCTATAGCATAAGGCACACATAAATCTGTAATATAcatagcatacacacacacagaacttaaTGGGAGTTTAtttcacacacaaagacacaatgGCACTCATATTTTTTCATTGAATAGTACAGTGGACATGCCTCCAATGCAGTATACAGGATCTACTGCACAGTCAAGGGTCCTTGAAGAAGAGCCTCCCCTCAGTAATTGCACTTCCTCACTTCTACTCACTCTTCAGTCCTTGCAATTGGGcttctgcccaccccccacccacccccccacccacccccccacccacccccccaccctgccacccAGATTGGCTTAAAAATCAGACGTTGCCAGACCCAATGAACACGTTTCCTCCCTTAGTGGCCCACCCCTTACAACTCTCTTCCCCTTGTTTCAAActactcctaagtatttcattgcCTCCATGGTTCCCAATCAGTGCAGTTTTGCCCTCCAGTGGACATGTGGCAACATATAAAGATATTTTTGGTTGTCAAGAGTTGttttggtggtggggtggggtggggtgctactggcatctagtgggtggaggccagggattGTGCCAAACATCCTAGTATATTGGACAGCCTCTTGAAACAAAGAATTATCTAATTTCAAATGTCAAAGAGTTCTGAGATTTAAAAACAGTTCCTAAGATATAAACAAGGATATAAACAAGCCCAAAGAAATTTCTGACAAGTGGAGGGTACAGATCTTGCCTCTAATCCTGATGACTGTTAACATCTGCTCTGACCGGATATAGCCCAAAGTCACATCCAGTTACTGCAGAGGTGTCCCAGGTTATGACAGCTTCAGTACCTAGGTCCACAGCTCCCAGGTGATGTTCAGGGCTTCTCCGTCTGAGTTTGATCCATCCTTCCATCTGTGGGCTAAAACATACATTTAGCTTCCCTCAACACAGCTTATAGGCATCAGATGGGGAGATGCACACCATCTTCCCCCTTCTACTCCCACCCTCTGGGAATTGATTTCCCATCAGGCTAAGTTCCATTATGCATTTCTCAATTTACTAGGAGCTTTGTAgccagactcccctcccactGTAATCTGGTGATGGGGGGAGAAAATCTCAGGATGGCATCATCCTCTGTTCAGTGGTCTAGACCAGCAAACCGTTCGGGCACTCTCAGTTGCTGACTCACCTTGAAAGTGGCACAAGTTTCCTGTTCAGATCTGCCTGTCCCCAGTTGGAAGTGGGGACTGGGGAGGATTCTCCTCTCATGAGGCTGAACAACGATAGCAGTCTTTGTCTGCAGCTGGCTCTGGCGTCCTCTGTACAAAGCCCTGAGGGATTCCCTTAGGGGTGGTGAATCTCTGCCCTGTTGTAAGCCCAGGGTTAACCTCAGGCCTGCTTTAATTGTTTCTTAACGTAATTCACTCAGAACATGAATAAGCTTCTTGTCCAGTTCATTCCAGGAGCCTTGGGATACAGGAATCCCCACTGCCCATCACTCCCTGATGCACCTCACCAGTCAGTTCCAACATCTTCTTTAATGGTTTACAGTTTGCAACTTCTCTTCTGGTATAAACTTCTGGCTTGGCTAAAATCTGGTTGCCCAGAACAAGAACTTGCTCAAGTTAGCTTAAAGAAAATAGGATTGCTATGAATTTTCACTCAGCAAAATTGCAGGAAGTGGAAAAGTGATCAAGCTGTCACTCTCCATCTCTGGGGTCACAGGATCAACTCTTCTCTGCGCCTCTCTGCCCCCTGGGCCCTCATAGTGTCATTCTCTAAAAGACACTTGGCTTCTGTAAAGCACACAGTTCTATTCCCCCACAGCCAGGGCCAGGTCTCAGCTGTGGCCTCGGTGTTCATGAGTGTGACCTTGACCCCGACTCCCAGTGACCCACTGCTTCACTTCCCAACACCCTCCGAACTATGGAATCTGCCTCTGTTCAGATTCTCAGAATATTTGCTTCAGGATGGGTCACATGTCCCATGTAAGAACATTTGGCTCAGGATTGGTCAAATGTCCATTCCTGGTCCAATCATCTACAGCTTAGTGTGGGGGCGGGGGTAGGGAGTGGGAGTGTTATATACTGGCTGCCCAGGTCCAACAGATAACTAGAGttgggaaaagaaatacaaatagaaaCTGCAGCAGTTCTGGGGTGTGGATACTcgttcagtcgtgtgtgacttttttgcaattctgtggactgtagcctgcaaggctcctatgtccagggaattctctaggcaagaatactggagtggattgccatttccttctccagaggatcttcctgatccaggggattgatccagggtctcctgcattgcaggcagattccttcctgtctgcaccaccagggaagcccctggaacaCAAAGGGTTGAGGTCAACGAGGGTGGGAGATGGGGTAGGAGTTGGGGACGGTGTAGACAGTCTACACCGTCCCCAACTCCTACCCTCCTCCCCCAACCTCATTCTTCCACTCTTCCCCTGACTTcacaccacccacccccccacccaccttTCCCCCCTCTGGATATATTTTTGCTGTTTCACATTTCTGAATTCACTTGAGGGCTCTATAGTCAGATACACTTTCCACAGTGGAAACAACTACCACTCAGTGAAAAATTCACAGATTTACACCAAGGGCAGTCCCAATTCCCAGGCCTGCTAAATACTGGAAGTCTTATCTGCTGAAGGGGATCAGAATCGCTCCTGTCTCCTTCTTGAGGGTCTATTCCCTGGATCCCTCCATCAGACCACAAGCTAAAATCAGAGGATCCCCAGTGGGGAGATGTCTGAGATGAAGCTCCTGCTGTGAACGGTGCTTGTGGTGGAGATGTGGGTGGGGATGGTGTTGGTGCCTCCGGGAAGGGGGCTAAGGGGCATGAGTATGAATATGTGAATGAGGCAGGGAGCTGGACAGGAAGGGGTTCAGGTGAGACTGTTGCCTCGGGCTTGAGCATCCCAGAGAAAGAATACATGGCTGTTTCCACTGACCTGAAATCTACCTCACTCTGCCCGCCAGAGGTGTAATTTTTCTGGTCTACAACTCCAAGAAGCTGCATAAGGTCTATACTCAGATCTTCTGCCCCCTCAGCAGCTTCCGCCCCCTCTGCATCCTCCTGTCTTCCTTCTCCTGTGGCTTCAGAAGCCACAGCAATAGTAGCAGtggcccctgcctcctcctcctcttcctcttcacttGTTCCTTCTGTTCCAGCCCCACTGGCAGTGACCAGGCTTGGCCCCTCTGCGACTGGCGCCTGGGAAGACCGCAGCTCCTGGAAAAAAGTTAGCAGAGTTGTGACCTGCCCTGACATCGGGGTGTGGGGGGCTGCGCGGCAGGACTGAATGGGCAGGGCAGGACGGGGGACGGTAATCTTACGGCCTTGAAGAGCTTCCACTTCAGGAGGTCCCGCTCTTTCTGCACTTCCACCAGGCTGTCCTGGATCAGCTGCAGCCGGAAGGCCGCCTCTTTGCGTTCCACCTCGTGCTGTGCCGCGAGCAACTTCAGGTCTGAGGCCAACGCCTGCGCCGCTGACTTGTGCAGCCCGGCGAAGTCGTGCAGCCACCGCACCCTGTGTCTGTATAACTGGCTCTGCTTGTGGGCGAAGCGCACGCCCAGGGCCAGGCTGCTCCAGGCACAGGCCTCCTTGGCCTGGCTGGGCACCAGCCGGTCCTCCAAGATGGCCCTGAGCTTGTCCTCCACCTTCTCCCACGACAGAGACAGATTCTCAAGGTAGAACTCAGGGCCTTTCGCGTGCCTGGACATCCTCTCGTTGATGAAAGCCATCACTTTGTCATGCCGGAACCCACTACTGAGGTCTTCAGATTTCAAGGCCATGACGACTGAGTGCCTTTAGGGCTTGGCTGGCTCTGCGGGGATAAATCTATcagtccccctcccctcccccaccccttgagTCTCTTCTCCGCTTACCTCCCTCGCCCCTCACACCCTCCTAAAGACCCTTTGCCCCGCCCCAGGACACCTCCCAGCGAGCCTCACCTCCCGGCTAGTGAGAGTACAGGCCAAAAAAACCGCCTACCACACGCAAAGGGTACCTCTCCTCCCTGAGGGCGCAGCGAAAGAAAAGCTCTGGCCCACCCTTCGAGGTTTTAACCGTGGGAATGTTCCAACTTCCAGAAACCGCGAGGGTGGGAGGGGTGCATGAAGATTTTCTCCCCCGTCCCCCTCCCCTCACCAGACATAAAGGAACGTCCTACAGTGTTGCAAATCTTCGAAGGTGGGAAGAAATAGGAGTGGTCAGAAAAGACTCAGAACCAAGAACATGAAGCGCTTGTAATCAAATACCAAAATTCTCAGCTCCCCACCATAATGGTTTGTCCCATTCAGGGTCCGGACCCTCCTAGAGATGGAATATTCTAGAACAGGAAACAGCCCCCATCTCTCAGTGGCCTCGGCTGCCCCCTGGAGGCAAGAGGTGGAACCAGACTACTGCCTCATCCCGCATCACCTCAAATGGTCATAAATCCTGGCCATATCCAACCCCGAAACATGCTTGTGTCTCGAATTTGTTTACCTCCAGCGCTTACCACCTCTTCCACCACCACCgtccccccacctcctgcctgcAGCCGTAGTGCGCCAGGTTTGTCTCCTGCTGTACCCTGTCACAAAGATCTGACTCTGTGTCTAAACTTCTGATGGTATTTCCAAGCCTACAAGATAAACCCGACAGCTCTCAGGTTGAGTAATACTTTACCACTTACTATATGATGTGCTGTGACTGTCTCAGTTTTTGTCTATGGGCCTAAGATGAGGACTGAATGACAAAATGCATGTGAAGTAGTAATGTTTTCTATGGTCCCATTTTTGTAAGTAggtacttccccagtggctcagacggtaaagcatctgcctataatgtgggagacccgggtatgatccctgggtcggaaagatcctctggagaaggaaatggcaacccactccagtactcttgcctggaaaatcccatggacggaggagcctggtaggctacagtacgaagtgaagtgaagtcgctcagtcgtgtccggctgtttgcgacccggtggactgtagcctaccaggctcctcaatccacagaattctccaggcaagaatactggagtgggttgccatttccttctccagtacatgggattgcaaagagtcggacacgactgagcgacttcactttatttttgtaaaatgtgcaaatcttctgtgtgtgtgtgcgcgcgcgcgggTGCATATGCACGCATGCGCGGGTGCGTCTGCGCGCGCATGTGCCTGCGCAT carries:
- the TEX13B gene encoding testis-expressed protein 13B, encoding MALKSEDLSSGFRHDKVMAFINERMSRHAKGPEFYLENLSLSWEKVEDKLRAILEDRLVPSQAKEACAWSSLALGVRFAHKQSQLYRHRVRWLHDFAGLHKSAAQALASDLKLLAAQHEVERKEAAFRLQLIQDSLVEVQKERDLLKWKLFKAELRSSQAPVAEGPSLVTASGAGTEGTSEEEEEEEAGATATIAVASEATGEGRQEDAEGAEAAEGAEDLSIDLMQLLGVVDQKNYTSGGQSEVDFRSVETAMYSFSGMLKPEATVSPEPLPVQLPASFTYSYSCPLAPFPEAPTPSPPTSPPQAPFTAGASSQTSPHWGSSDFSLWSDGGIQGIDPQEGDRSDSDPLQQIRLPVFSRPGNWDCPWCKSVNFSLSGSCFHCGKCI